Proteins from a single region of Bacteroidota bacterium:
- a CDS encoding chloride channel protein, whose amino-acid sequence MRKKIAEETTIFLSVIKWVVISTFTGAIVGAFTTLFLKLLSWSILELKVVPYYFLLIPPVFFLCYVTIKKLAPDAMGHGTEKVIEAIHKNNGKIKLAVVPVKMVATIITLAVGGSAGKEGPCAQIGAGISSFLADLFRFDDTDRKKIVICGISAGFASVFGTPIAGAIFGVEVLVVGSMLYEVLLPSFVSGIMAFQVSSKLGITYFYHPISFVPVFSESFFLIIAIAGIFFGLCSFLFIEILAVIENFSEKLSGWKIKKEMQTILGGIAVVILTFVFSTKYLGLGLESIEDLLQGRDIEWYAFLVKMIFTSITLGYGGSGGIITPIFFIGVSAGNLFAKIWGLDPATFSAIGMVSLLAGAANTPIAASIMSIELFGPKIAPYAAVSCVISFLMTGHRSVYPSQFIESSKVSSIRLHSENEMENIEFSIRPKREGVYKVYLDVKKRFYDKKKNNNSESEQ is encoded by the coding sequence ATGAGAAAAAAAATTGCAGAAGAAACAACTATATTCTTATCTGTTATAAAATGGGTAGTTATTTCAACATTTACAGGAGCAATTGTCGGAGCATTTACAACTTTATTTTTAAAACTTCTTAGCTGGAGCATTCTGGAATTGAAGGTTGTTCCTTACTACTTCTTATTAATTCCACCTGTATTTTTTCTTTGCTATGTAACTATAAAAAAACTTGCTCCTGATGCTATGGGGCATGGTACGGAAAAGGTCATTGAAGCCATTCACAAAAATAACGGAAAAATAAAACTAGCTGTAGTTCCCGTAAAAATGGTTGCAACAATAATTACATTAGCGGTCGGCGGCTCTGCCGGAAAAGAAGGACCTTGCGCGCAAATTGGCGCAGGCATTTCATCATTCCTTGCAGATCTTTTCCGCTTTGATGATACTGACAGAAAAAAAATTGTTATCTGCGGTATAAGCGCAGGCTTTGCTTCAGTATTCGGAACTCCTATTGCCGGAGCAATTTTCGGAGTAGAGGTTTTAGTAGTAGGAAGTATGCTGTATGAAGTTTTACTCCCTTCTTTTGTATCAGGCATCATGGCTTTTCAGGTTTCTTCAAAACTCGGTATAACATATTTTTATCACCCGATAAGTTTTGTCCCTGTATTCTCTGAATCATTCTTTCTTATCATAGCAATTGCAGGAATATTTTTCGGTCTGTGTTCATTTCTGTTTATAGAAATTCTGGCAGTGATAGAAAATTTTTCCGAAAAACTTAGCGGCTGGAAAATTAAAAAAGAGATGCAAACAATTTTAGGAGGGATTGCAGTTGTTATCCTTACTTTTGTTTTTTCTACCAAGTATTTAGGGCTTGGCCTTGAATCAATAGAAGATCTTTTACAAGGAAGGGATATCGAATGGTATGCATTTCTCGTTAAAATGATTTTTACAAGTATTACACTTGGATATGGAGGAAGCGGCGGAATAATTACACCTATATTTTTCATAGGAGTCTCTGCAGGAAATTTATTTGCAAAGATTTGGGGATTAGACCCGGCTACATTTTCAGCAATAGGAATGGTTTCGCTTCTTGCCGGAGCAGCTAATACTCCTATTGCGGCAAGCATTATGTCTATTGAATTATTCGGACCAAAGATAGCTCCATATGCGGCAGTATCGTGTGTGATAAGTTTTTTAATGACGGGACACAGAAGTGTTTATCCCTCGCAGTTCATAGAATCGTCTAAAGTATCATCAATACGTTTACATTCTGAAAATGAAATGGAGAACATCGAATTTAGTATAAGGCCAAAGAGAGAAGGGGTATATAAAGTTTATTTGGATGTGAAAAAAAGATTTTACGATAAAAAGAAAAACAATAATTCTGAATCGGAACAATAA